The following are from one region of the Gossypium hirsutum isolate 1008001.06 chromosome D03, Gossypium_hirsutum_v2.1, whole genome shotgun sequence genome:
- the LOC107949623 gene encoding uncharacterized protein translates to MASRSIGCLKQLTNPLRGKASYATSTPPKLKSYSPTADFGYSKDAKPPKKVRGDMVPVYVAIGMIALSTSLGLHTVVQQLKNSPHVRVSKKRRESLPEVEEPDRVLDEADRFIKQSFFRKVAHIQKDDDHYAIDDPTRADMFAVTPTSRAETLRSVGVLDG, encoded by the exons ATGGCATCTAGATCAAtt GGTTGTTTGAAGCAGTTGACGAATCCTTTGCGAGGAAAGGCGAGTTATGCGACCTCAACGCCACCGAAACTGAAATCCTACTCACCAACAGCCGATTTTGGCTACTCTAAAGATGCTAAGCCGCCAAAGAAAGTGAGGGGCGATATGGTGCCGGTGTACGTAGCAATCGGCATGATAGCGCTGTCAACCTCACTGGGCCTTCACACAGTGGTGCAACAGCTGAAGAACTCGCCGCATGTGCGAGTTAGCAAGAAGAGAAGAGAGAGTTTACCAGAGGTGGAGGAGCCTGATCGAGTGCTGGATGAAGCAGACAGGTTCATCAAGCAGTCGTTTTTCAGGAAAGTTGCCCATATTCAGAAAGATGACGATCACTACGCCATTGATGATCCAACACGGGCTGACATGTTTGCTGTCACTCCTACCTCGAGGGCTGAAACTCTGAGATCAGTTGGTGTTCTTGATGGCTAA